The following proteins are encoded in a genomic region of Xanthocytophaga agilis:
- a CDS encoding T9SS type A sorting domain-containing protein encodes TYSFLDSSPLSGVNYYRLNQIDRDGNGSYSKVVTVKIGQSSGGYNFALYPNPSDGQSLYLHTDYSGKAVLNLYTIQGVCVKSMELEVGGGETLLPVSGLSAGAYLMQITTDKQVSHQKLIIK; translated from the coding sequence TAACATATTCATTTTTGGATAGTTCACCACTATCAGGAGTAAATTATTATCGGTTGAATCAGATAGACAGAGATGGGAATGGTTCGTATTCAAAAGTAGTGACTGTGAAGATAGGTCAGAGCAGTGGAGGATATAACTTTGCTTTGTATCCCAATCCGTCAGATGGTCAGAGTTTGTATTTACATACAGATTACAGTGGAAAGGCGGTGTTGAATCTGTATACGATTCAGGGTGTATGTGTGAAGAGTATGGAGTTGGAAGTAGGTGGTGGAGAGACTTTGTTACCGGTAAGTGGTTTATCAGCAGGAGCTTATCTAATGCAGATCACCACTGACAAACAAGTGTCTCATCAGAAACTTATTATCAAGTAA